A single region of the Amphiura filiformis chromosome 7, Afil_fr2py, whole genome shotgun sequence genome encodes:
- the LOC140157973 gene encoding uncharacterized protein — protein MAYSINRVGYTMGNPATTVIVTYCPTNVDNEDNIEAHYDNLRRAIDSIPAHNVLVIVGTGDASYTYHDTTNRNGKYMVDLAIEKNLIIANTYFRKRNGKLWTYMSPTGSKYQLDYVLIRKKWKNSLLNAEAYSTFSSIRSDHRIVSARIRLSLRKSKALSKKKHYDWRVLCSNNKLQQQYAIEVRNRFQPLEDINENATERYERFISATAEATEKIIPQDRTSRRLMRHNQECTTEDNRLSYNQAKSDLAGAYNQAIEDDLNIKLREVEMAHDNCKHSQSWRLINDITGRKSSMRGQLKGDTQMERVSNWYHHFKDLLGSCPNVEGEDDTIEPITDDLTIEVGPFSHEEYTKAKTSTEGKSSGEDGITPEVLKRCDLDDLVLGFCNDALLKERMPDQWSILNIIPIPKSGDLSQGGNYCGISLSSIVAKTFNRLILNRIRLKVDVLLRNNQNGFRVGRTTVSHILALRRILEGVKAKNLPAIITFIDFRKAFDTIHRGKMLQILRAYGIPKQLVDAIDRTYKKTRAKVISPDGETELFDIVAGVLQGETLASTVGIFAVSPAISNNSPNP, from the exons ATGGCATACAGTATAAATAGAGTTGGGTATACAATG GGTAACCCAGCAACAACAGTAATAGTTACCTATTGTCCAACTAACGTGGACAATGAAGACAACATTGAAGCACACTATGACAACTTAAGAAGAGCCATCGATTCCATACCAGCTCACAATGTCCTTGTTATAGTAGGAACTGGAGATGCAAGTTATACCTATCATGACACAACCAACAGAAATGGAAAGTATATGGTAGATTTGGCAATagagaaaaacctcataattgCTAATACCTACTTCCGAAAGAGGAATGGAAAGCTGTGGACGTACATGAGCCCTACGGGAAGCAAATATCAACTGGACTATGTCCTGATTCGGAAAAAGTGGAAGAACAGCTTGCTGAACGCTGAAGCTTATAGCACCTTTTCCAGCATAAGATCTGATCATAGGATCGTTTCTGCAAGGATCAGGCTAAGTCTAAGAAAGAGCAAGGCTTTGTCAAAAAAGAAACACTACGACTGGAGGGTACTGTGTTCAAACAACAAGCTACAGCAGCAATACGCAATTGAGGTACGCAACAGATTCCAGCCTCTAGAAGACATCAATGAAAATGCAACCGAGCGATATGAGAGATTCATAAGCGCCACTGCAGAAGCAACAGAGAAGATCATCCCT CAAGACAGAACATCAAGAAGGCTTATGAGACATAATCAAGAATGCACAACCGAAGACAACAGGCTCAGTTATAATCAGGCTAAGTCTGATCTAGCAGGAGCCTATAATCAGGCAATAGAGGATGATCTCAACATCAAGCTGAGAGAAGTTGAAATGGCTCATGACAATTGTAAACACAGTCAGAGTTGGAGACTGATTAATGACATTACAGGAAGAAAATCATCAATGAGGGGTCAGCTGAAAGGAGACACTCAGATGGAAAGGGTTAGCAACTGGTATCATCACTTCAAAGACCTACTAGGAAGTTGCCCAAATGTAGAGGGAGAAGATGATACGATAGAGCCCATCACAGATGATCTCACGATTGAGGTTGGTCCTTTTAGCCATGAAGAATACACAAAGGCAAAGACATCAACAGAAGGAAAGAGTAGTGGAGAAGACGGCATCACACCAGAAGTCTTAAAGAGATGTGACCTAGATGACCTGGTGCTAGGATTTTGCAACGATGCATTGCTGAAAGAAAGAATGCCTGATCAGTGGTCTATTCTTAACATAATCCCAATACCAAAGTCAGGAGACCTAAGTCAAGGAGGTAATTACTGTGGCATCAGCCTATCCTCAATAGTGGCCAAAACCTTCAATAGGTTGATACTAAACAGGATAAGACTCAAAGTTGACGTACTTCTGAGAAACAACCAGAATGGCTTCAGAGTGGGAAGAACTACTGTCAGCCACATACTGGCTCTTAGAAGGATACTAGAAGGAGTGAAGGCCAAAAATCTACCAGccattataacattcattgacttccgaAAAGCCTTCGACACTATTCACCGAGGCAAGATGCTACAAATCCTCAGAGCCTATGGGATACCAAAACAACTTGTGGATGCCATTGACAGGACATACAAGAAAACCAGAGCCAAAGTGATCTCCCCTGATGGTGAAACTGAGCTGTTTGACATCGTAGCTGGCGTTCTACAAggagaaaccctg